ACTGCCATTTATCCTGGTGCCGCTCCAGAAGGTGTCGTCCAAGACGTCACGATGCCGCTTGAAAAACGACTGCGTAATGTAGATGGCGTGAAGACCGTCTCCTCTACTTCCATGGAGAATGCTTCTTCCATTGCTATGGAGTTCGATTACGGTACCGATCTGGATCAAGCCACTGCGGCGGTCCGTGAAGCCCTTAATGAAGTCACCTTGCCAGATGGCACGCTAAAACCTACCATCTCTAAGTTTAGTATAAGTTCATTTCCTGTTGTTTCTCTAAGTGCTTCTAACAACAAATCCAAAGACTTGGAAGAGTTAACGCGTATTGTTGAGAATCAAGTTAAACCAGAATTAGACAAAATCCCAGGTGTGGCTACAGTAAGCATATCAGGGCAATACGTTAAAGAAGTACAGCTTAAATTCAATGAGAATAAAATGAAAGAGCTGGGTCTTAGCCAGGACACAGTCCAAGGTATTGTACAAGGCTCATCGCTACGTGTACCTCTAGGGCTATTCAACCTAGAACAATCTCAAAAGGCCGTTGTAGTAGACGGTAATATCGTGAATCTGGATGATCTGAAGAATCTCGCGATTCCTGTCATTCCAAACATGGGCAATTCTGCTCCGAGTGCTCAAACAGGGATACCCAATGCCCAAGAGACGCCTCAGACAGAAGCTCGGACAGCACCTTCTACCCCAACGACTGAAGCACCAATGACAGGGGCAGTTGCTGCTGGCATCCCTACGGTTAAGTTAATGGATATTGCCGATATTCAAGTCATTGGTAAAGCAGAATCCATCTCCCGTACTGATGGTGTCGAATCGATTGGTATTCAAATTGTGAAGGATAACGACGCTAACACCGTTGATGTCGTGAATGCTGTGAAGGACAAAGCTACAGATTTGAAGAGCCAATATGATGGATTGGAATTAACAACACTACTTGATCAAGGGCAACCTATTGAGGATTCCGTTAATACCATGCTCAGCAAGGCAGTCTTCGGAGCCTTATTCGCTGTAATCATCATTCTGATATTCCTAAGAAATATCCGCTCTACCATTATCTCGATTATCTCCATTCCATTATCATTACTCGCAGCTCTGCTCGTGTTATGGCAAATGGACATTACGCTCAATATGATGACTCTTGGCGCGATGACAGTCGCCATCGGTCGGGTTATTGATGACTCTATCGTCGTTATTGAGAATATTTATAGACGACTGACAGACCCCGATGAGAAGCTACGTGGTCGTGAATTAGTACGTGAAGCAACACGTGAGATGTTCGTTCCCATTATGTCATCTACCGTGGTTACCATTGCGGTATTCCTACCTCTAGCTTTCGTAAGTGGCATGGTCGGTGAGTTGTTCCTGCCTTTCGCATTAACGATGGTGTTCGCTCTACTGGCTTCACTCATTATCGCTGTTACGATTGTACCTATGCTTGCACATACACTCTTCAAAAAGGGTATCAAACTGAAAAAGAATTCAAGTCATAATGAAATAGGAAAGATGGCTAAAGGATATCAGAGCATCCTGAACTGGACCTTATCTCATAAATTGATAACCTTCGGAATAGCCGTTCTTATGCTCGTCGGTAGCCTATTCTTATATCCATTGATCGGTACGAGCTTCATGCCGGAACAAAAAGATAAGTATACGATGGTAACCTACACACCTGAACCTGGTAACCAACTGAACGTTGTTGA
The nucleotide sequence above comes from Paenibacillus sp. IHBB 10380. Encoded proteins:
- a CDS encoding efflux RND transporter permease subunit; amino-acid sequence: MKGIINFSLNNKFAIWILTIIVAAAGLFAGVTMKQETMPNINIPFLSITAIYPGAAPEGVVQDVTMPLEKRLRNVDGVKTVSSTSMENASSIAMEFDYGTDLDQATAAVREALNEVTLPDGTLKPTISKFSISSFPVVSLSASNNKSKDLEELTRIVENQVKPELDKIPGVATVSISGQYVKEVQLKFNENKMKELGLSQDTVQGIVQGSSLRVPLGLFNLEQSQKAVVVDGNIVNLDDLKNLAIPVIPNMGNSAPSAQTGIPNAQETPQTEARTAPSTPTTEAPMTGAVAAGIPTVKLMDIADIQVIGKAESISRTDGVESIGIQIVKDNDANTVDVVNAVKDKATDLKSQYDGLELTTLLDQGQPIEDSVNTMLSKAVFGALFAVIIILIFLRNIRSTIISIISIPLSLLAALLVLWQMDITLNMMTLGAMTVAIGRVIDDSIVVIENIYRRLTDPDEKLRGRELVREATREMFVPIMSSTVVTIAVFLPLAFVSGMVGELFLPFALTMVFALLASLIIAVTIVPMLAHTLFKKGIKLKKNSSHNEIGKMAKGYQSILNWTLSHKLITFGIAVLMLVGSLFLYPLIGTSFMPEQKDKYTMVTYTPEPGNQLNVVEKRALEAEKYILNQPGVEKMQYSIGGSNPMGGAGASTSGLFYIEYNTNTKNFEDVQKELVESLHKEVPEGVWTTLDMTGGMGGGGLSVSVFGDSLDDIKPISDQVLKLVQDDSDHFDKAKTSLSTSYDQYTIVANQEKLSSLGLTAGQIAMKLSPVRERPVLTEIEVDDKNYKVYIETDTADYKNINEISNETIVSPLGIEVPIKDVAKVEKGVSPNSITRTDGKMAVSITANIITADVGSASTNLEAKIKEISKPDGIEITFGGSTEQINDTFTQLGLAMAAAIAVVYFVLVVTFGGGLAPFAILFSLPFTVIGALVGLLLAKETLNVSSLMGALMLIGIVVTNAIVLIHRVIHKEQEGMSTREALLEAGGTRLRPILMTALATIGALLPLVTGLEDSAGIISRGLGITVIGGLISSTLLTLVIVPIVYEFLMKFRKPKVQD